The DNA region GTCGGCGGCGCGCCCACCTCTCCGCTGGGCGAACCAACCGAGCAGGGCTGTACGCCAACAGCATTCGACTCCATGCCTGCCGGGTGGCACTTCGCACCAGCCGGTTCGGTCTTCACCGCAGCTGGGTCAGTCTGTCCGGCAACAGGGTCCGCCTCTCCGGCAGTCGGGTTCCCCTGCGCAGCGGCGGGGTCTGTCTGCCCGGTGGCCGGGTCCGACTTTCCGGTGGTGGGGTTGGGCAGCGGCGATGGAACTGGACGGGGTGCCGAGGGCTCGCGTTGCTTCGGGGCGGGGGTCGGCGGTGCCGGGGCGGAGTCTTGTTGTGGCAGCAGGGTGGGTGCCGGCTGGGGGTAGGGGTGGTCGATGACCTGCGCGAAGGCGGTGCTGATCGCGCGGTAGTGGGATTCGAAGGTGTCGGCGGTGGCGGTGCAGGCTGCGGTGAAGGCGGCGAGTTTGTGGTCGACGTCAGTGCGGAAGGTGCCGGTGAGCCACGGGTCGGTGGGGGCGATCGACTCGATGGCGTCAGGTGTCCGGCCGTCGATGGTGAGGCGGCCTTCGCCGTCGGATGTGGGTTCGAGCAGGGCGCGAGCGTGCTCGGCTTTCGTGAGGACGGCTTGACGCATCGGGTCGAGGGCCGCGGCGATCGCGCCCGATGCCGCGCGAATCGTGTCGAGATCGGTGCGGGCCTGGCGCAGTTGCGAATTCATGAGCGCGACGGCTTCCGTGCCGGTCGCCCCTGTCCACGCGGTGGGCAGGGAGTTCGCTACCGCCCGGTGGGCTGCGAAGCGGGAGTCTGCGTCCGCGAGCGCCTTGTCCATTTCGTTTCGAGCAGTGTCGAATTCGGTGAGGCTCATGCCGCGCTGCTCGTCGTAGCGTGCGTAGAGCTCCGCCAGTTCGGCACCTGACGGTGCGCCGAATGCCTTGGCGTACAGGGGCAGGAAGTGTTCCCAGTAGCGCAGCCCGGGCACCCCGTAGTCGAGGATCTGGTCGACGGTCTTGCCGCTGGGGTCGAAGGTCATCGGCCCGCCTCGTCGAGGGCGGTGGCGCGGTCGCGGTCCAAACGCTCGTATTCGGTGGCGGCGCGGTCGATGACGTCGGCGGTGGCGGCCGCGGCGACACTCCAGTAGCGCAGGCAGGCCGCCGCACGTTCGAAGCCCTGGTGCACGTCGGCGCCCTGCGCGGAGTAGTCGCGACCCGCTCGGTCATTGCCGATGCCGAAGGCGTGCTCGGCGACCGCCCCGGCGTGCTGTCGCAGCGCCGCAGCGTTGTCGCGCAAGGTGCTGGCCGCCGTGTGCAGGGCTGCGATGCGCACGCCGAAATCGCCGGATTCCCCCATTGATCCCCCTCGAGTCCTTGCCCTCCGGACCGGCCTCGCCAGCCGGCGAGGCCCGGTTACGCGCCGTGCAGCCCCCTGCGCTCGACCTCAGCTGCCGCCGAGGTGCCCGCCATCCATCCGCACCCATTCGGTGGTGCCGTCGGAGTGGTGGTGGAACTCCCACGCCGAGTAGTCACCACCGCTGTCCACAACGGTCACATGGTCGGCGTAGCCGTCGTGATCCAGATCCGTCCACACCTGCATGGCGTGATCGGTGCCGGTGGTCACGGTGTCGGCCAGCCCGTCGGCGTCGAGATCCTGCGTGGGGTGCGATAACTCGACCGCACCCAGCGCACCGAGTTCCGAATGCGCGTCCAGCTCAGGCAGATTCAGTCCGGGCAGATCACCGGATGTGACCATGATGTGCACTCCTCCGCAGTGGCGTGACTCCCATCCTGGCACTCCCGATCACCCCTCGCACCACCTTCGATGCCGAATGTGGATAACTCTGGCCCTGGGGATAACTCACTGCTTGGGGATGATGATCCACAGCGCGATGTAGAGCAGGAACTGCGGTCCGGGCAGCAGGCAGGAGAGCACGAACAGGAAGCGGACGAGGCCGGAACTCCAGCCGGTGTATTCGGCGAGCCCGCCGCACACCCCGCCGATCCAGTTGTCGTCCCGCGAGCGGGTCAGTCGTTTGGGTGCCGGGGTCGGAAACTGTGTGGTCATGTCTCCACTCTGCCGAGGCGGGACCCCGCGCACATCGGGCCGAAGCCCGAGGACGACCCTGAACTTTCCGAGGCCCGACGTCAGGGTGCCACCCCGAACACGGCAGAATCGCCCAGGTGAGCACCACTCTGCATGCGCGCGGCCTGGCCGCCGGACACGGCGAGCGTCTGCTGTTCTCCGACCTGGACCTGATCCTCGCCCCCGGCGATGTGATCGGCCTGGTCGGTGTGAACGGGGCGGGCAAGTCCACCCTGTTGCGCATGCTCGCCGACGGCGACGCCCACGAGGGCGAGATCGTGCTGAGCCCGCCCGACGCCACCGTCGGGTACCTGGCCCAGGAGCCCGAGCGCGTGGCCGGCGAGACCGTGCTGGAGTTCCTGCGCCGCCGCACGGGCGTGGCCGCCGCCCAGCAGATCATGGATTCCGCCGCCGAACGGCTCGCCGACGGCGGTGACGACGAGTACTCCCCCGCCCTGGAGCGCTGGCTCGCCCTGGGCGGCGC from Nocardia tengchongensis includes:
- a CDS encoding DUF6802 family protein, with the protein product MVTSGDLPGLNLPELDAHSELGALGAVELSHPTQDLDADGLADTVTTGTDHAMQVWTDLDHDGYADHVTVVDSGGDYSAWEFHHHSDGTTEWVRMDGGHLGGS
- a CDS encoding PspC domain-containing protein is translated as MTTQFPTPAPKRLTRSRDDNWIGGVCGGLAEYTGWSSGLVRFLFVLSCLLPGPQFLLYIALWIIIPKQ